GCATGCAAATTGTACAAATGCTTTGGGGGTTGGAGGGTCTTggttttaaatacttttaaatacaTCTAACACTCTTGGAAATTTGcttaccttttctttcttttctttttgctttctctatGAAGCAAAATATCCAAAGCTGGGAACTTGAGCTTCACTCACCCTAAGTGTCCTGTTACATGAATGTTCCATGAGCAAAAAGGAAACTATTTTTGTGTCATTTAGCTCATCTAGCAACTATTTGTGCTGATGGCAGCAAAGCATTTACCCGTTGCCTGCTaagagcaggaggggctgggtggTGAGGGCTCtccttttctgaagaaaaagaacctTGGTTTACAGAACAACTTGAAAGGCTCAGGTGAACAGGACAGATTCCAACTGTGCCGAAGGTGGCAGTGCGTTCAGGCCTGCCTGGGATGGCTGtgggccagcagtgcctgcagcaggaattgcaCAAGTGGTGCACGGATCCTCTGTGCTCTGGAGGGGTCTTTGACCTGtgtgtcagcagctgctgctctcttggACCCCAGGCCAAAGACCTTCAGGGATTTCACCTCCTGTGCCATCAGAGCAGGCCCCTGGCTTGTGATGAGGAGCTGTGTGAAGGCTCGTCTGGagccttcccctgcagcccctggcctAGCCTTGGCCCTGGCACCTGTGTGGGCTGCAATTGTGGCACCCAGACATTTGTAGAGAAATAATGCACTGTTTTCACAAGGAGGTGTTTTAAAGATGTCTGGAAAGTGCAAAGGAGCAATGTGAGCAATGATACAGGGAAAGGTGTATTCCTTGATACTGTATCTTAAATGCATCTCTAGGACACGATTATGACTTTCACTGCCAAGAGACACTGTGGTCCTTGTGTTAAAGAACTTATATGCATTTATTCATATAAGGGCATATTGATGGTGCAAAAGCGTAATTGATAATCAATGTAATTAGGTATATTACATATAGACCTGTATTATTTCAGGTATTTTCTACAAAAATATGGGAAATTCAATGTTCTTTAGAGCATTTTATAATTCAACAATATAAATTGAGGTGAAAACAGACTACCCACCTTTGTGGGaattcctgccttcctcagcaaTATGAGACAAATGCAATGGGATGTACATTCAAAGCAGCCCTTCTAGAGCTGCATCACTGCTTTGCTAACACTCCCTGTTATGCAGctgtgttccagctgcaggtgtgggatAAGCCCTTAGGTATGCCTGGGAATGGTGGCCTGGAAGCACCTGCCTGAGCTCTGTTTTGAATCAAGGCAGCTGAACTACACTCAGCACATGTTCTCTTTTCACTGGTGCTTCTGGGAAATGAGAATCAATTCTTGCTTTTCACGGTGTGCTTCTCTGCCCAATGACTGCATCAAACTTAACTTCAGCCATCTTCTTCAGAAGGTTCAGGGCACGTTCTGGGAACACCCTGGAAGAGACAATAACATGAAATTAAAAGTGAGATAGAAACTTAAATTATGAGAAAAAGTGTCACTGCAGGTGAGAGAAGAGCTggtctggcagcagaatgcatGCACACATATGAACTGAGACTATGTATTATACTGGGTATTATTTCCTAAGGACATGTAGGCCTTGTCAATCTCTGACAAGTTTTAACTCAAATCCCACTCATCTTTTTTACGACAATTCCAGGACAGGTATGTACCAACCATGATTTAGGCTACAATATTGCTGCAGAATCCAGAAAGTTTTCATACTGAACATAGACACAagtatttcctttctctttgcaaCAGAGccctttaaaagcaaattttccaTCCTCAATGGCCTGAATTTTTGGTGTTGACATGGAGAAACAAACACTCAGGTCCTGATCTCATTCTGGGGCTatgctggggctgctgtttCAGAGAATGTAGTGGCCTGTAGAGCAGTGAAGCTCTGCACTGACACCAGTCAGCTGCAGCAAATGGTTCAATGCAAAGGCCTGTGAGAGGGCTCAACAAAATCTCAAGATGGtgtctgctgctgtcactggaaAGAACCACTGCATTATTAACTACCCTGTGATATGTTCTAAAATACAACTTTATCTTGAATCAGATTTTACAAGTTTGAGGGTACACTCAGCAGGTTACAGTTGATACATTTTTAGCCCTACTCACCTTTCAAGCAGTAAAGCTATGCTCTGATTTGATGGAACAAAAACCATTTTCTGGTTGGTCACTATTCCTTCCATCAAAGCCTGTACAACTTCTTCAATCTCCAAAATCTTTCCAAGCCTACACAGGAAAGCAAACATATAAGAGCTGCAGTGATAAAAAGGAGTGGTACCAGGTGATCTAGGAGGCTTCACAAATGTACAAACTCAGGTAATTCAAATGCAACAATTACATGGGTTAAAGGACATTGCAGATTTTCTTTAGTTAATGATACAAACTGTTGTTATACAGCCAGCTGGAACAGAGGCCTAAAGCTGGGGATAATATGCAGTGTCTTACTGCAAAGAAGGAAACCCAGGAATGCAGAATATTGAGAGTTACCTTGTAGTGGGGTTTTTGACAAATCCAGTGTTTATAAAAACTGGACAAAGGCACGTTGTTTTTATTCCATCCTTTCCAAGGGCAGACAGCTCCTCTGTCAGAGCTTTATGAAATCCAACTGCAGCAAACTTGcttgagctgcaggaagggagaaagTACAAATGAGAAGGCAGAAATCCTATTTCCACCTTTCTACCAATGCAAATGGCTTAAACAATCATACACAAACGATACAGGGTAGGATGCAAAACCCTCCAAGTAATATAATCCAGCTGAGAGGCAGAGCAAGGATTATATTAACTTTCCGTGTGCCAGATTGTAGTGCTGGATAAGATATTGAAACTTGTGGAGTAATTGTGGAAAGCAGACAGGATATGAACAGGCAAACaaagcagagatgaaaacaTCAGGAGATCGTAGAAAACATTAACTAGCGTGTGTCAATTGATGCACATCCAATTTTTCCGATGAGAGAAGATTCTTGGAAGGAATGCATAATGAATGTCTGAAATTAGGAAGGATGGGCCGGGTAGAAATGGAGATTAACCTCTGACTACTTATTGTATCACACAGGAGCATCTCAAATCAACTGTGCGTGTTTTGAAATAGTGGGATATTATGCAAGCAAAATGTAGAGGAGGAACGACCTGCCACAGAAATAGGTGTGGGCCATAAGTTTTAATGAATTCCAAAAGAAATAGATATCACATAACTATTCTTTCCTACAAACATTGCTCACAATTCAGAGCTAATTACTTGGTACTTGCTGATGGAAAAGatgcaattaaaatttttaaaagttaagcAAGCTGATTTCAAAATGACTTACCAATATGCCACCATGAAAGGAATCACAAAATGACCTGCTGCTGAAGCCACCGTGACAATGTGCCCATAGTTGTTGTTCATCATGACTGGCAGGAAAGCTCTCGTGGTCTTGGAAGTCATTTAAACCAAGAGGCAAAATGCAGGGgacaggaaggaggaaaagaacatGGTTTTCTTAGGCATACTCAGCGCTGACTCTCAGTGTTATTCACCAGGTGGCCAAAGCTATCCCTAAAGCTATGAGCTGCACAGCACCTCAGAttcccagagccacagggatACCTGCTCTCTGACCAGTGGTGCAGCTGGCAACCTGCTttccaaaggctgcagcagTTGGCCATAAACAGGAAATGGTTTTCACATctttcctttgctgcttttaaggTTTCAGGTGTCAGCAGAAATGCTGGCAGGGtctcagccccagcacacacaaTGAACCACTTGTCAATCTAtggcttctcttttcttctgccaCAAGCAAGTACTGCTGAAGCCCTCCCACCCTGTCAGCCGCACGGCACCTCTGACAGAGCCTTCTGTGCGTGCTGCAGATGAGGCTGTCACCAGCCAGCTCACATCAGCAAGAAGCCATTCCAGTTTCCCAGCACACAGTCTGCTTGGGTGCCCCTGTGCTGTAACAGTTCATTTGGTAATTTCACTGCTAATCATGGCTGGTCTAGATATGCGTCCTCACTGACACTCCCAAACAACTGCATCTATAGATGGTGGTGGCCCTTACCCACATGTGACCCAGAATGTTGACTTCAAACATCCTTTCTATCTGGTGGTCCTGAGTCGAGAGAAAGTCGGCAGCTGTAATCACACCAACATTGTTCACCAGGACAGTCACATCCCCAATATCCTTCTTCACCTtatacagagaaaacaaaagcccaAAATTGTGTCTGTCACTcagtaggaggaaaaaaaaaagtaagggTGGGGAAGATGAACCATAATTAAATTCTTAAGATTGCATCTTCAAGGGAGAAGGAGATCATGCCACATTTCCAGATGTGGCAGGAACTTTGCAGTAGAGCCATGGAATCTGCTTTAGATCTGATTCTTCCCCATTCATTAATGTCAGTATTTATTGTGTTCCACAAACTGTGCACAGTTTGGACCATGTAGTCACAATtggtgtgggaaatggatttgtagagagTTCTCAGGGCCTGACAGAAGGTCCTCACAGTATGCATCCATATGCAAACCGAgacaagaaatgctgacttagaaatgccatggaataggacagatattgttgagagagaaatggagctagagaaaagtttcaaaagatggccttgcaaataagactagatactttggagaaatagaactatgaaTCGTGCATTGTATTGGGACCCACGAGGGGTAGTTTTACATGATGGACTTTAAGCATCTACAGCATGGTGTGGCAAAAAGCTGATAGGTCA
The window above is part of the Molothrus ater isolate BHLD 08-10-18 breed brown headed cowbird chromosome 4, BPBGC_Mater_1.1, whole genome shotgun sequence genome. Proteins encoded here:
- the LOC118685837 gene encoding estradiol 17-beta-dehydrogenase 11-like, producing MNLFLELLLFLATLLYSYLEAFVKLFVPVRRKSLAGELVLITGAGHGVGRATALEFAKRQSRLVLWDINKHGIEETAAECQKLGATVQTFVVDCSKREEIYSAADKVKKDIGDVTVLVNNVGVITAADFLSTQDHQIERMFEVNILGHMWTTRAFLPVMMNNNYGHIVTVASAAGHFVIPFMVAYCSSKFAAVGFHKALTEELSALGKDGIKTTCLCPVFINTGFVKNPTTRLGKILEIEEVVQALMEGIVTNQKMVFVPSNQSIALLLERVFPERALNLLKKMAEVKFDAVIGQRSTP